The DNA segment CCTCCCCGGCGGCCGGGGCATCTTCCGAGCCGGCCCGGAGCGGTGTCACGCCGCGCCCTCCACGGCCGGGCCCGGAGGGGTCGCGCGGCGGCCGGCATAAAAGACGTGCGGGGAGACGTAGCGCAGGTCCGGGGCCGCGCGCTCCCCGCAGAGCCTCAGCCACGCCTCGGCGCCCAGGCCGAGGGCCCGGCAGAGACGCCGCAGCATCGATCGCCTCACCCGGCTCGTCGCCCCGGCGGCCGATGCCAGGTGCGCGTCGAAGAACCCCGCGTACCCGGACGCGATGGAGGTGAACCCTGCCGCCTCGTGGACCCGGGCCAGCAGGGTCCGGTCGTACACCACGTGAGCCTGCAGGGTCCGCAGGTCGGCCAGGCGCTGCAGCAGCCAGTTCACCCCCTGCAGGTTCGGGACCGTCGTCAGGATCCGGCCGCCGGGCCTGAGGTAATCCGCCAGGACGGCGATCCGCGCGGCCGCGTCGTCATAGTGCTCCAGCACTCCCATCGAGTAGACGAGATCGAATGTGTGGCGCAGATCCGGCCGGGCGACGAGGGCGAAGGCGTCGCCGCAGTGGATCTCCCCGGCGGCGCGTGCCCCCGCGAGGTTGGCGCGCGCCAGATCCGCGGCGTGGGGCTCGATGTCGATGCCCTCGACGCGGCACCCGAGCCGCAGGGCGAGAAACGGCAGCCAGGGCGAGCGCCCGCAGCCGATCTCCAGGACCCGGGAGCCCCGCGACAGACTGCCGTGACTCAGGAAGAGCTCGAAGATTCGTCGATCGCGCAGTCGGCCGATGTCCGGGAGGACCGGCCGCAGCGCAAGCTCTTCGGCGCTCCCGGCGTAGTAGCCCGTCTCCTTCTTCCAGAGCCACGCGCTCGGGCCGACCTGAGCGATCTTCATCGTCTCAGCCTGGTATCCCGGCCTCGCACGCCGCCCGCGCCGCCAGGGCGAGACCCGCCAGGTAGTAGAAATAGAAGTGATAGGCGACGGGGTGGAACAGGGCGGCGACCGCGAAGGCTGCCAGGCCGGCCTGGATTCCCTCCGCGAGCAGGAACAGGTCGCGCCCTTCGGGCCGGGCCGCCGTGCGCCGCATGACCAGGACGGTGGCCCGGATGCAGCCGACGAGGATGATCAGGAAGAGCGCCAGCCCCGGCAGGCCCAGATCGACCGCGTATTCGAGATACGCGTTGTGGATCTTCTTCCAAAGGGCCCCACGCAGCTCGTTCAGGGCGAGGGCGTTCATCCCGATTCCGGCGCCGACCACGGGGTTCTCGGAGACGAACTCCAGGGCCGCCTGCGTGTCCCCCCAGCGCTCCTGCGCCGATCCCGTCGGGTCGGAGTGGATGTTGGTGATGGTGCTCAGCCGATCGAGGTACCCCTGGGGCAGGAACGGCGTGCCCAGGAGAGCCAGCACGAGGACCGCGAGCGCCCAGCCCCGTCCGGGCCTTCTCAGGGTCCTGGCCAGATAGAAGGCGCCGGTGACGGCGAGGGTGATGAAGCCGGCGCGCGAGAACGTCAGGATGATCGCGACGACACTCAGGAGCGCGCCGACGATGAGGGCCAGGCGCGGTAGAGGCGCACGCTGGATCAGGATCAACGCCAGGGTGAGCGGCAGGATGAGGTTGAGCATCAGCGCCAGGTCGTTCGGGTTCTGCGTCAGAGGGGCATCGTAGCTCTGGATGCGCCGGACCGCGCCGGATGAGATGAAGCGCCCGGCGAGGTATTCGCGGATGCCGAACGCCGCCAGGGGCATCGCCATCAGCGCCAGCCCCCAGGCCACCGTGCGCAACCTGCGGGGCGTCACCACGACCTGGACGAGCAGGCAGAAGATCGCCAGCGTCTTGGAATAGACCTCGAGGATGAAGGCCAGGCTCCCTCCGGGCCAGTACGACATGGGAAGCGTCACGACCGCCCAGGCCAGAAGGGCGGCGGACGCCGCGATCTCGGGGGAAATTCTCAGGATCGGCCGGCGGCTCACGAGACGATCGAACAGGTAGGTCGTGATGGCGATCGCCGCCATCAGGAGCCCCGGACGCATCGGCGCTAGGGCCGGAACGAAGGACTGGGGGGCGAGTAGCAGGACGAAGGTGAACGCCATGAGCGCCCGGAAGGGGGTCTCGCTCCCGGCGCGCGCCGCGTCTCCCGGGACCTCCGCGGGGAGTCGATCGGCCGCCGCCGGCGCGAGTTCCGGCCTCCACCACTCGGTGCTCCGGCCGGCGCTCATGCCCGCCTTCCGGCTGGCGTCCCCAGGATGGCGCGGGCCAGCTTGACCGGATCGTGACGGACCTTGGTGCCCCGTCTCAGCAGGTCGCGCCCGATCGGCCGGCACCCGAGGGACCGGATGAGACGCGGATCGGCCTTGATCGGGACCGCGCCGCTCTCGGCGTAGCGCGCGGCCAGATACCGGGGGATCGGCGCGTCGTGGATCAGGACGTCGTCGATCGGCAGGCCGGGAGCGTGCCGGCGAAGGGCGAGCACGATGTCCGAGGCGCTGTAGCCGTCGGTCTCGCCCGGCTCGGTCATCAGATTCATCACGAGCATGACGCGGGCCCGGGATCGCGCCACCGCCTCCACGAGGTCCTCGACCAGCAGGATCGGGATCAGGCTCGTGTAGAGGCTTCCCGGACCGATGACGATCCGATCCGCGCGCTCGACAGCCTCGAGCGCCTGCGGCAGCGCCCTCACCTTCGGGGGAACCAGGCTGAGCCGGCGGACCGCGCGGCGGACCGCCGCGATCCGCGATTCTCCGGCGACGCGGCTGCCGTCCGCGAACCGGGCGAGCAGGGAGACGTCCTCAAGCGTCGCCGGGAAGACCCGGCCGCGCGTGGCAAGCAGGCCCGCGGCTCGCTCCACGGCCACGGAGAAGTCCTCTTCCATCCGGCTCAGGGCGGTCAGGATGAGGTTTCCGAGGCTGTGCCCCCCGAGCCCCCCGTTCCCTTCGAAGCGGAAATCGAAGACGGGGGACAGGGCCGATCCCTCGTCGGCCAGAGCCACCAGGCAGTTGCGGATGTCGCCGGGCGGGAGCACGCCGTACGCCCGCCGCAGCCTGCCCGAGCTGCCGCCGTCGTCGGCGACATTGACGATGGCGGTCAGGCGCTCGCGCTCCAGGGAGTCGGCGCGCCTCGGCCGCGGAAAGAGCCCCTTCCTCAGGCCGCGCAACACGACCGGAAGTCCGGTTCCGCCGCCGAGCGCGACCAGGCGACGGGCGGGAACCCGATCCCGGCCCCGGAATCGCCCCGGCGCGATCGACGCAATGCTCCTCTCCACTTCCGCTCTCAGCATCGGGAACGTCTCGAGACCCTCGTCATGGAGCCTGGTTCCGGGCGGGCTTCGCCCCCTTCGGTTTCGGGGGCCTGCGGGAACGACGCATCAAAGCCATTGTGCGCATCATTACTACAACGGCGATCGCCCCTCATCAATCAGTGGATCCCTCAAAGCCCCTCAGGGAATTCCCTGAGCGGATCAGCCCGACGTGGGACGCGGGGCGGGCCGCGAAGGAGGCCGGGGGCCCGGGGCGGACTGTCGCGACGGGTGGCCGTACGCGTGGTACCGGCCGTAGTAGCGGGAATAAGGCCGGCTGGCGCCGTTGAAGACGAGCCCGATGACCCGGGAGGGATCCAGGAGGCTCATCCCCTCCTCGAACAGCTTCCTGGGGGTGCGGTGCGCCGCGACGACCATGAGAAAGCCGTCCACCCACCGCGCGATCAAGCGGCAATCCGGGACCGGAAGCAGCGGCGGGGTGTCGACGACGATGTAGTCGTAATGCCGGCGCATCTCCTCGAACAGGGTGCCGAGCCGCGCCGACTTCAGCGCCTCGTACGGCGCCTCGGGCTTCCGGCCCGCGGTGATGACCGACAGGTTCATCGACGGGTCCTGGCGGACGGTGGACATCAGGGTACGGTCCGTGTCGAGGATGGCGTCGGCCAGCCCGGGGCCGCTCCAGCCGAGCAGCGACTCCACGGACGGGCGGCGGAGGTCGGCGTCCACCAGGAGGACTCGGGCTTCGGAGGACTGCGCCAGGGCCCCGGCCAGGTTGATGGCGGTCGTGGTCTTGCCGTCTCCGACCGTGGCGCTGGTGACCGCCACGACCTGGATCGCCTTCCCCTCCTGGCGGGATTCGAGGCGCGCGCGCAGCGTCCGGTATTGCTCGGCCTCGAACGACGCGGGTGCGGACAGGCTCACCAGATGGGGATCGAGCCTCTTCGCCCCGCCCGCGGAGGCGTTCTCGGGCGCCGGCCGGACCGGTCCGATCCGTGACGGACGCTCCGCGCCGATCGACTCAGGCATGCACACTCCTAGAGGCGGCCGCCGCTCATCATGAACACCAGGGGCTCGTACTCGCGCGCCAGGTAGCAGGAGGCGCCGGCGGCCGCCGCCAGCACCATGACCAGCCCCACCGCCGCCACCCCGATCCTCAGGCCCCTCCGGAAGGCGTCCCCCCGGGTGACGATGCGCGGAATGCTGGCCAGCACCGGCACCCTGGTGAAGGCGCGCAGGCTCTCGACGGTGTGAAAGGAGGTGTCGAGCTGCTCGGCCAGGGCCATGGCCCCCACCGCCAGTCCAACGGACACGATGAGCCCCATGAGCGACAGCCAGATCCGATTGGGGGCCGCCGGCGCGCTGGGCGGGAGGGCAGGGTCCAGGACGCGGAACTGCTCCGTCGTCCGGCCGTGCTCCATGCTCTCGGCGAGCAGCGACTCCTCGTGCTTCTTCAGGAGGGAGTCGTAGAGCTCCCGTGTGGTCTCGTAATCGCGCGACAGAGCCTCGAACTCCTGCTGTCGCTGGGGGGCGTTGTCCACCCGCTGCTCGTAGGCGGCGATGGTCTGCCGCAGGCGCTCCTCCTCGCGCTTCAGAGCCTGGATCTCCGCATCCGGGCCGCGCCGGCTGGCGCTCGCGGGAGGCGCCTCGGCCCCGGCCGGGACGGCGCCCCCCGTGGTGCCTGGCGCTTCGGCCCGCGCGGCGATCCGGTCCTCGAGCGCCGCGATCTCCCGCTCGAGACGCACGACGTCGGGGTACTTGGCGCTGTACTGCCGGCGCAGCGCGGCCAGCTCCTGCTTCAGCCGGCCGAGGCGCCCCTCATCGTCCTCCGGATCCAGCCCCGCCACCGCGTCGCCGGATGGCCCGGCCAGCCGGTCACGGCGCTCCATGGCCCGGATCTGCTTCTCGTTGTTGAGCTGCAGTTGAGCGTTCAGCCGCTCGAGGCCGGCGATGTTCGCCTCGACCTGCTGCGGCAGCTCGCCGGCGTGGCGCTTCTTGTACTGCCCGATCAGGTTCTCCTGGTCCGCCAGCTTCTGCTTCATCTCCGCGAGCTGCGACTTGAGGAACTCGGAGGTCCGCGCGGCCTGGGCCTCACGGACCTTCGTGTTCTCCTCCACGTAGAACGACGCCAGGGTGTTCACGACCTGCGCCACCTTCCGGGGATCCCGCCCCCTGTAGCCGAGGACGAAGGCGACCGTCGCCCCGCGGCTCCAGCCGTTCTCGACCCCCTTGAGGTCCAGGTCGATGTCGCGCCGCAGTTTCATGATGGCGTCCTCGACGGAAGCCTTCTGCCTCAGGATGGGATAGAGATCGAAACGCGTCAGGAGCTCCGCCAGGTTCGCCCGGCTGAGAATCTCTTCGCTGAGGGCGTGAATCCGGGTCTCCAGCTCTTCGGTCACCGCCGGACGCACGAACGTCTCCGAGACCTGCGGCCTCTCCACCAGGACCGTCGTGGTCGCCCGGTACATATCCGGGAGGAACGCCACGAAGCTGAGCCCGGGGACGAGCACGCCGAGGAAGACCGCGACCCCCAGCCACCACCGCCGGCCCCATATTTCGAGGACCCGGTGAATCCCCTCGCCCTGTTCCGACTGTCCGCGCATGGCTCCTCTCTCACCGGGCCACCGATCGGCCCGCGCCTTCGTGTCACCTTACGCCGCCCGAAGGGCGCGGCCTATCGGGGAAACTACCGAACCGGAACCGGGGAGATCCCGCATCGCGCGCCCCCCGAGCCGCGCGTCAGCCGGCTGCCCCCGGAACGTTGCAGCGTGGAGGATTCCGGGAGCAGCCGCCGATGCGATCAGACCGGACAGTAGGAGCCGGTCGCGGGGGGCGTGTTGGAGGCGTTCCCCTTGTGGAGCTGGATGTTCCCGCCTCCCGGGTCCGGTCCGCCCAGGTCGCCCATGGCGAGATAGCCGCTCTGCAGCCTGATCCCGAAGAAGTCGTCTCGGCCGGGCTCGCCGTTGTCGGTCACGCGGACCCGGAAGTAGCCGGAGTCCCCGGTGTTCGTCTCGTAGGTCCCGCAGATGTCGCGGGTCCTGTCGTCCACGAAGACGTAGCCGGTGATGCTGGTCGCCTTCACGTGCATGCCGCTGCCGTGATCGAGGTAGTTGAGGTGTCCCCAGAAGGCGCCGTTCTTCACCCCTCCGCCGACGCCGAAGTTCCCCTTGGCGCCGGAGGGGGTGCCGACGATCCATCCCCCGCCGGTGACGAAGTCGGACGGAGGCAGATTGTCGGTCGGCCAGGCGAAGGTCCGCCCGCCGCCGGTCAGTATCAGGCTGAAGACCGCAAATGCCAGGACTGCGTTGCGCGCGATCGTTCTCTTGAGAGTCATCGTTTCAGTCTCCTCGGTTAGAACAGCGGCAGGGGCGGCAGGATCGGCGGCGGCACCGACGAGCCGCCGGAGCCGGTTCCCGCCTTCGCGGAGGCGATCACCACGTCCGCGATGCCGTCGACGACCAGGTGCAGCGCGTTGACGGTCGTTCCCGCCGTCGACGCGATCTGCTCGTTGAGGACCAGCCGGCCTCCCAGGAGGGACACCATCTGGTTCGGGGCGCCGCTCACGGGGACCGCCATGCCGTTGACCGACAGGGCGTCGAACTCCGACGTGCCGACCGGGGTGCCCCCCTGCGGGGCGATCGCCCTGGCCATGACGAAGGCGGCGGACACGGAGTTGCCTGCGACCGACAGGGCCAGGTCGGCGAGGGACGACTCCGACGCCACGAAGGGCTGCGGCGTGTTGGTCGAGCTCCCCGTGGCGGCGTGCAGGACGCCGGCGCTGCCGACCGACAGGATGGCGGCGGTGGGCTCCGACGACTCTCGAAGGTCCTGCGCGTCGGCCAGCGGTCCCGTGTCCGCGAGTGCCGTGCTCATGCCCAGGACGCTCGCCTGGATCGCGGTGGCGGCGCCGTCGACGGTCTGCGCCATCGCGGCCGCGGGCCATAAGGCCAGAAGCGCCGCTGCCATGGCGAGCGCCGCCAGCCTGCCAAGTCCGTTCGTTCCGTGATTCATGCTGACCTCCATGGAAAGAACTGCGTTCAGGAATCGAACCAACCTTCACGAGCGAGACTACGGCCGTGCGAGACCTCGGGCCATCTGGTCGATCCCGCAAGGCGCGGATGGGAAATCATCGGGAAGGGACGAGGGTGTTTCCGGGAAACCGGCTCTGGACGCGGGCCGCGGCCCCGGGGATGGGAGGGGGAAGCTCCCCGGGACCGGGTCCGCGGCACATCGCCCGCGCGCCGCGGGCACCGATCAGCGCTTGACGAGAACGTCCTTCACGGTCGTCGTGGGGGTCCCGGCGTTGAACCGTCCGAGCAGGGTCCCGGTTGCGAGATCGAACCGGCAGACGTCGGACGAGCCGTAATTGGCGGCCCAGAAGGTCCCGTCCCCCGCCAGGTCGAGCCCGATCCACAGGTCCGGCTCGTCGGCCAGGTCGTAGCGGCGGACGGCCCGGCCGGCGGAGTCCAGGCGCGTCACGTCGTCCGCGGTGGCCACGAGCAGCCCGCCGTCGGGGAGGATGCGCAGGCTCCCCGTGTAGCCGCCCGGCACCGGCGCGACGTTGAAGTCCGGGAGCTGGCGGCGGGAGCAGACGTCGTAGCGCTTCACGTTCGGCCCCTGCGAGGTGTAGAACATCGTGCAGCCGTCGGCGGCGAGATCGATGCGCGCCGAGCCCCGGCCCTCGCTGGCGACGTCGAAGGCCGTCCGGAAGGTCCCCGAGAGGTCGAGCTGCCTCAGGTCTCCCGAGCAGTCGGCCTGCCCGACATAGACGTTCCCCAGCCGATCGAAGGCGAACGCGTACGGGTTGCAGTCGTAACCGCTCCCGAAGGCACCCAGGGAGATTCCCTGCGGGCTGAATTTCTCGACCGAGTTCCCCGCCGCGCAGACGGAGGCGTCGGCGCAGTAGTGCGAGACGTACAGGTTCCCCGCGGCGTCGAACCCCATCCCCTCCGCCTTTCCGGGCACGAGGTTGACCAGGACGCCCACGAGCGAGCCGTCGCCGGCGCGCCACTGCACTTCGCCGGTGCGCAGCGACACCAGCACGTCCCCGGGCGCGAAGCTGCGGGCGAGGCCGGCCACCTGCGAGATCGGGGCGATCGTCGGAACTTCGAGGGCGCCGGTCCCGCGCCCGATCGAGATCCAGGCGATGAGGGCGGCGGCCGCAAGGAAGGACAGGACCCGACAGGTGCGGCTCAGTCGGCTCGGTCTCATGCGTAGTTCCTCCCGGTGGCTGATGGTGGTCATGGAAGCCGCGGGCCGGGGCGCGGGTGCGGATCCTCCAGCATCCCGAGCGGGTCCCTTCGGAAGCTCAGCCGGTGGCTTCGTCCTGCGCCGTGCCGATGCGGAATCCGCGGCAGGAACGCCATGCTTCCCACGCGGGCCGGAAAGGAGGCCGCCGCTTCGCGCGCCTCGGCGCCGCCGCCCTGGAGCACGACCCGGACGGTGTCCAGCAGGATGCGCACGTCCAGCCAGACGGATCGATGCTTGATGTAGTACAGGTCGTAGCGCATCTTCTCCGTCTCCTCCTCGAGGTCGTTCGCGTACCCGTAACGGACCTGGGCCCAGCCTGTCACTCCGGGACGCACGGCGGAGCGCAGGCGGTAGTACGGCACCGTGCGGGCGAAGAGATCGCAGTTCGGCAGCGGCTGCGGGCGGGGACCGATGAGATTCATGTCCCCCCGCAGGACATTGACGAACTGCGGCAGCTCGTCGAGACGGAACCGGCGCAGCCAGCGGCCGATCCGCGTGATGCGATCACCGTTGTCCCGCGCCCACAGAGTCGTCGGACCCTCCGGGGCATGCATGGTCCGGAACTTCAGGAGACGGAACGTCCTGCCGCGGAGACCCTCCCGCTCCTGGACGAACAGGACCGGACCGGGCGAATCCAGCCTGATCGCGATGGCGACCAGCGCCAGGAGCGGCGCCATCAGGACGAGGCCAAGGCCCGCCACGAGGACGCCGAGCGCGCGCGCCAGCGCGTCGTGCAGCCGGGAGCCGCTGAACTCGCTCGCGAAAGCGAGGGAGCCGGGGGAGACGGCTTCGATGGCGATCTTTCCGGTGAGGCGCTCCAGGACCTCGGTCGCTTCCTCCACGGCGACGCCGCGCACCCGGGCGTCGAGCAGGCTTTCGACTGGAAGACGCCCACGCCGATCGCGCAGGGCGACGATCACGCGCCCCGGCGCGGCGCGGCGCAGCACCTCGTCGAGATCGCCGAGAGCCCCGAGGACGGGCGAGCCGAACGCCCGGGGCGCTCCTCCCGGGGCCTCGGCGACGACTCCGACGATCGCCTCACGGCAACCGCGGCGCGCCGCGATCTCGCGCGCGACCGTGCGGGCCATGGGGCCGGTCCCGAGGATCACCGTGCGCCGGGCCAGCGGCCGGACGGCGGCCATAGCCTGGATCAGCGCGCCGAGCATCGCCGTCATGACGCGCTCCGCCCCGCGTCCCCGCGCGGCCCCCGGCCCATCCTCGATCCCTTCGTCAGCCCGCTCATCGTCTCGTTCATCCCCGTCGTGGGCGCCTCGGCGGATTGTTCCGCATTGACGTGAACTGTTGTACGCGCGAAGGAAGGCCCGCACAATCGGTGGAATCCTCAATCGCGCTGCGGAGAACGCCCGACGGTTTCCTCGGGGAAGACCTTAGGAGCCTAGGGAGAGTGGCGGGGATTAGACGGGGGCCCGCTCCCAGGTGACGCGCTGGCGCCCGGTGACGACGCGGAGGAATGCGACGGCGGTCGCCCAGTTCAGGAGGCAGACCGTGTACGGCACGGCCAGGACGGCGCCGCCACGTCCCGCGCCCGCCAGCGCGCCGCCCAGCGCCGCGGCGTAGAAGATCCCCTGGGCCAGCAGCGTGGCGGCGTAGAGCGGCCGATCGGCGAGCAGGACGTTCGATCCCAGGATCGCCGCCAGGAGCACGGGGCCCAGCAGACGGAGCCCTTTGTGCGACACGGTCTGCAACCAGAGACGGTTGCGGCGCGGGTCGAGAAGCCAGAGCTCGCGGGCGAACAGCTGGAAATTTCCGGCGATAGTGCGGACCTTGCGGACGAATTCCTGGCGCGGAGTCTCCGCCGGCTGGTCGTAGGCGCGGGCCCCGGCCTCGAACACCACCCGGTAGCCGCGGCGCGCGATGCGCATCGGGATGAGCACGTCGTCCAGGATCGTGTCCGCGGGAATCGGCTCGAACAGCGCGCGCCGGATGGCGTAGACCGCCCCTGAGGCCCCGACGGTCGAGTCGATGCGGCTCTCGCTCGCCCGGATCGCCGTCTCGCAGCGCCAGTAAAGGCCCACGCCACGGCTCACGGTCGTCGCCACCGGCCGATCGGTCAGGATCAGCTCGCCGCCGACCGCGCCGACGGCGGGATCGCCGAAGGGGCGCAGGAGCGCCTCGAGCGCCGTCGCCTCGAACCGCTGCCGCGCGTCCGCCAGGACCACGATCTCTCCCCGGCAGAGGGGGAGCAGATCGCCGAGCACGGCCGCCTTGCCGCGGCGCTCCTTGAAATCGTCCACCCGCACCCCGTCCCCGGTGAAGGTCCGGGCGCGCGCCGCCGTGTCGTCCGTCGATCCGTCCGATCCGACGAGGATCTCGACACGGTCCTTCGGATAGCTCAGCGCCAGGAGATTCTCGATCCTGGCGGCGATGCGCGCCCCCTCGTCGTGCGCCACGATCACGACCGAGACCGAGGGGAGGTCGCACCCGGCCGCGGGCCGTCCCGGGTGCCGCGCGGCCCAGGCCCGGATCAGCAGCGGGTAGCCGAGGTACGTGTAGCCGATCAGGATGACGGAGATCCAGAACAGCGCGACCGCACCCATGGCTAGGAGTGTGTCCGAGTATTGGGCCGGGTCGCGTTCCGGACGCCGTGGGGCCGGATGCGAGGCGCCGCGACGACGTCCGATGCCAGAGCATCGTCGAGGCGCGGCAACGAAGCAGACGGCCCCACGCCGCCGGAACCCGAAGGGCGCATGGGGATTGCGGCTGCATACCGCGTCGCTCGTCGTCGGCGATGAACCCGCATCGCTCTCCTCCTCGCTCCTTGCCTGCAATCCGCAAGCCCCATGCGCGCGGCCCGGCCGAATACTCGGACACACTCCTGGGAGCCTGGCGGCGGGATGGTGTCCGCCGCCCCGCTGGCCGCCCGGGCAACGGGGGGGCAGCCGGGCGGCTGCCGGATGGAGGCAAAGTCTCCGGCCGGGGCGGCGGACCCATTCTCTGCGTTCGGGGCCATCAGAGCACCAGCACGATGTCGCCGGGACGCAGCTCGATGTTCTCCCTTGCCCCGTCCTGCGTCGCCTTGCCGTAGTTGAACCGGATGCGGGCAGGTCCGGGACCGTCGCCGCGCAGGATGACGATGCGCGAGCGCGAGGCAAATTCGGTCAGGCCTCCTGCCAGGGCGAGAAGATCCAGCACGGTGGTCCGTCCCTTGAGGTCGTAGCGTCCGGGATGCACCACTTCTCCGAGGATCGAGACCTTCGGGCTCCGGACCTCCTTGATGATCACCGAGACCTCGGGCGACGGCATGTACTCGGAGAGCCGCTTCACGAGGACGTCCCTGAGCTCCATGGGGGTGAGGCCTGCGGCCTGCACGTCGTTGAGGAGCGGCAGCGAGATCATCCCGTCCGGCCGCACCGGCATCTCCCCGCCGAGGGCCTCGTTCTTCCAGACCGCGATTGTGAGGACATCCTCGGGCCCGATCCGGTAGTCCCCGGACGTGGTTTCCGGGGGACCGCTCCGGCCGGGGGACCGCTCCTGCGCCGCGGGCGGCGGACCCGGGATGAACAGGATGGCCAGGATGGCCAGGCACAGCGCGACGGATCGGATGGCTCTCATCGCTTCACTCCGCGGGCGGGACGCCGCCGGACCTGGCCCATCGCCCGCCCTGCCGGGCGACCAGGCTCAGGAGAAAGGTGTGGTGGGCGATCGGGCCTGCCGCGCCCCCCGTGGGAGGATCCAGGGCGCCGCGCTGCCGGGCGCTGCGGTAGCCGCCGACCAGCGACAGCCGTTCCCCGAGGTGCCACGCGGCCTGGACGTCCGACAGATACACCGTGGCCTCGGGTCCCCCGCGCGCGTCCCGGATCCGGAAGTACCCGGGGGAGGCGCTCACCTGAAACGACGGGCGCGGCTGAAAGGCCACGGACGGCTGGACGCTGTCGGTCACTGCGGCGCCGGCGCGGCCGATGACGGTGACCAGGCTGCGGCCGCACGTCAGCGCCAGGTGCGTCCTCTTGAAATCGCCCCGGACCGAGGCCGAGAGCTCCGGATCGGTGTTCCCCTCGGAGAACCGCGGGCCGCCGCGCAGCACGAGCGCAGCACTCCGCCCCAGATCCCGCTCCCAGCCGACGCTCAGAACGTGCGCCGTGGTGACCTCCGGCGCGTCGAAGTCGTAACGGGTCGTTC comes from the Candidatus Polarisedimenticolia bacterium genome and includes:
- the yvcK gene encoding uridine diphosphate-N-acetylglucosamine-binding protein YvcK, which gives rise to MLRAEVERSIASIAPGRFRGRDRVPARRLVALGGGTGLPVVLRGLRKGLFPRPRRADSLERERLTAIVNVADDGGSSGRLRRAYGVLPPGDIRNCLVALADEGSALSPVFDFRFEGNGGLGGHSLGNLILTALSRMEEDFSVAVERAAGLLATRGRVFPATLEDVSLLARFADGSRVAGESRIAAVRRAVRRLSLVPPKVRALPQALEAVERADRIVIGPGSLYTSLIPILLVEDLVEAVARSRARVMLVMNLMTEPGETDGYSASDIVLALRRHAPGLPIDDVLIHDAPIPRYLAARYAESGAVPIKADPRLIRSLGCRPIGRDLLRRGTKVRHDPVKLARAILGTPAGRRA
- a CDS encoding choice-of-anchor P family protein, which translates into the protein MNHGTNGLGRLAALAMAAALLALWPAAAMAQTVDGAATAIQASVLGMSTALADTGPLADAQDLRESSEPTAAILSVGSAGVLHAATGSSTNTPQPFVASESSLADLALSVAGNSVSAAFVMARAIAPQGGTPVGTSEFDALSVNGMAVPVSGAPNQMVSLLGGRLVLNEQIASTAGTTVNALHLVVDGIADVVIASAKAGTGSGGSSVPPPILPPLPLF
- a CDS encoding O-antigen ligase family protein; this translates as MSAGRSTEWWRPELAPAAADRLPAEVPGDAARAGSETPFRALMAFTFVLLLAPQSFVPALAPMRPGLLMAAIAITTYLFDRLVSRRPILRISPEIAASAALLAWAVVTLPMSYWPGGSLAFILEVYSKTLAIFCLLVQVVVTPRRLRTVAWGLALMAMPLAAFGIREYLAGRFISSGAVRRIQSYDAPLTQNPNDLALMLNLILPLTLALILIQRAPLPRLALIVGALLSVVAIILTFSRAGFITLAVTGAFYLARTLRRPGRGWALAVLVLALLGTPFLPQGYLDRLSTITNIHSDPTGSAQERWGDTQAALEFVSENPVVGAGIGMNALALNELRGALWKKIHNAYLEYAVDLGLPGLALFLIILVGCIRATVLVMRRTAARPEGRDLFLLAEGIQAGLAAFAVAALFHPVAYHFYFYYLAGLALAARAACEAGIPG
- a CDS encoding post-COAP-1 domain-containing protein — translated: MTLKRTIARNAVLAFAVFSLILTGGGRTFAWPTDNLPPSDFVTGGGWIVGTPSGAKGNFGVGGGVKNGAFWGHLNYLDHGSGMHVKATSITGYVFVDDRTRDICGTYETNTGDSGYFRVRVTDNGEPGRDDFFGIRLQSGYLAMGDLGGPDPGGGNIQLHKGNASNTPPATGSYCPV
- a CDS encoding XrtA system polysaccharide chain length determinant: MRGQSEQGEGIHRVLEIWGRRWWLGVAVFLGVLVPGLSFVAFLPDMYRATTTVLVERPQVSETFVRPAVTEELETRIHALSEEILSRANLAELLTRFDLYPILRQKASVEDAIMKLRRDIDLDLKGVENGWSRGATVAFVLGYRGRDPRKVAQVVNTLASFYVEENTKVREAQAARTSEFLKSQLAEMKQKLADQENLIGQYKKRHAGELPQQVEANIAGLERLNAQLQLNNEKQIRAMERRDRLAGPSGDAVAGLDPEDDEGRLGRLKQELAALRRQYSAKYPDVVRLEREIAALEDRIAARAEAPGTTGGAVPAGAEAPPASASRRGPDAEIQALKREEERLRQTIAAYEQRVDNAPQRQQEFEALSRDYETTRELYDSLLKKHEESLLAESMEHGRTTEQFRVLDPALPPSAPAAPNRIWLSLMGLIVSVGLAVGAMALAEQLDTSFHTVESLRAFTRVPVLASIPRIVTRGDAFRRGLRIGVAAVGLVMVLAAAAGASCYLAREYEPLVFMMSGGRL
- a CDS encoding CpsD/CapB family tyrosine-protein kinase produces the protein MPESIGAERPSRIGPVRPAPENASAGGAKRLDPHLVSLSAPASFEAEQYRTLRARLESRQEGKAIQVVAVTSATVGDGKTTTAINLAGALAQSSEARVLLVDADLRRPSVESLLGWSGPGLADAILDTDRTLMSTVRQDPSMNLSVITAGRKPEAPYEALKSARLGTLFEEMRRHYDYIVVDTPPLLPVPDCRLIARWVDGFLMVVAAHRTPRKLFEEGMSLLDPSRVIGLVFNGASRPYSRYYGRYHAYGHPSRQSAPGPRPPSRPAPRPTSG
- a CDS encoding class I SAM-dependent methyltransferase is translated as MKIAQVGPSAWLWKKETGYYAGSAEELALRPVLPDIGRLRDRRIFELFLSHGSLSRGSRVLEIGCGRSPWLPFLALRLGCRVEGIDIEPHAADLARANLAGARAAGEIHCGDAFALVARPDLRHTFDLVYSMGVLEHYDDAAARIAVLADYLRPGGRILTTVPNLQGVNWLLQRLADLRTLQAHVVYDRTLLARVHEAAGFTSIASGYAGFFDAHLASAAGATSRVRRSMLRRLCRALGLGAEAWLRLCGERAAPDLRYVSPHVFYAGRRATPPGPAVEGAA
- a CDS encoding sugar transferase, which codes for MTAMLGALIQAMAAVRPLARRTVILGTGPMARTVAREIAARRGCREAIVGVVAEAPGGAPRAFGSPVLGALGDLDEVLRRAAPGRVIVALRDRRGRLPVESLLDARVRGVAVEEATEVLERLTGKIAIEAVSPGSLAFASEFSGSRLHDALARALGVLVAGLGLVLMAPLLALVAIAIRLDSPGPVLFVQEREGLRGRTFRLLKFRTMHAPEGPTTLWARDNGDRITRIGRWLRRFRLDELPQFVNVLRGDMNLIGPRPQPLPNCDLFARTVPYYRLRSAVRPGVTGWAQVRYGYANDLEEETEKMRYDLYYIKHRSVWLDVRILLDTVRVVLQGGGAEAREAAASFPARVGSMAFLPRIPHRHGAGRSHRLSFRRDPLGMLEDPHPRPGPRLP